A genomic stretch from Nocardia wallacei includes:
- a CDS encoding alpha/beta hydrolase family protein, with translation MLRTRRGRLRALAVAAVSAAVAFTTGYGAVEPVTPEVVAAGSPATPDTPLRIGYGNAADTYGDLYLPASGRGPYPVVVLVHGGSWAQYRTLAQFAPQSTALAQQGVAVWNIEYRRVNGAGGWPVTLTDVDQAVEALATVVQQRCGGRLDLRRVHLAGHSAGGHLAALAAGRHAANPGARQAVRIRSLTVLAGVLDPVLAVRNGRDGAVRKLLGGTPDEVPDRYLAASPIEQLPRGIHVSALHGEADRVVDLEQSRRYVAAATRAGNSTDLQILPGVGHAEFTAPASAAWAGAWKTILDNVARER, from the coding sequence GTGCTGAGAACCAGGCGCGGCCGGTTACGGGCACTGGCCGTCGCGGCGGTGTCCGCGGCCGTGGCCTTCACCACCGGATACGGCGCGGTCGAGCCGGTGACTCCCGAGGTGGTCGCCGCGGGCTCGCCCGCCACACCCGATACGCCGCTGCGCATCGGCTACGGGAACGCCGCGGACACCTACGGTGATCTCTACCTGCCCGCGAGCGGTCGCGGTCCCTATCCGGTCGTGGTGCTGGTCCACGGCGGGAGCTGGGCGCAGTACCGGACGCTGGCGCAGTTCGCCCCGCAGTCCACGGCACTGGCCCAGCAGGGTGTGGCGGTCTGGAACATCGAGTACCGGCGGGTGAACGGCGCCGGGGGCTGGCCGGTCACCCTCACCGACGTCGACCAGGCCGTCGAGGCGCTGGCGACCGTGGTCCAGCAGCGTTGCGGCGGGCGGCTGGACCTGCGGCGCGTGCATCTGGCCGGGCACTCCGCCGGTGGCCATCTGGCCGCGTTGGCGGCGGGGCGGCACGCGGCGAATCCCGGTGCCCGGCAAGCGGTTCGGATCCGCAGTCTCACCGTGCTGGCCGGGGTGCTGGACCCGGTGCTGGCGGTGCGGAACGGCCGCGACGGGGCGGTGCGCAAGCTGCTCGGCGGCACCCCGGACGAGGTTCCCGACCGCTACCTGGCGGCGTCCCCGATCGAACAGCTGCCGCGCGGCATACATGTCAGCGCGCTGCACGGGGAGGCCGACCGGGTAGTGGACCTCGAACAGAGCCGTCGCTACGTCGCCGCCGCCACCCGCGCCGGGAATTCGACGGATCTGCAGATCCTGCCCGGTGTGGGCCACGCCGAGTTCACCGCGCCCGCCTCGGCGGCCTGGGCCGGCGCGTGGAAGACCATCCTCGACAACGTCGCACGGGAGCGCTGA
- a CDS encoding acyltransferase family protein gives MNRAARTAAGTAGSFAGYGAPPVSGYRADLDGLRGVAIALVVVFHIWFGRVSGGVDVFLVLSGFFFTGLLLRRADETGSVGVAFTLRRTARRLLPAMVVVLGAGLLAAVVLRPYTQWANIAAQTLASLCYVQNWQLASTWSDYLAADPSVSPLQHLWSMSVQGQFYLVAVLVVAALVRAARWVGRPESVRPVLSVLVVAAALLSFGYAAHGTATQQGWNYYDSAARAWELLIGAGLALAAPYLSPPRIVRAVLGGLGLAGVVLCGWLITDGANRFPGPAALLPVGAAVAVIVAGTGRTAGRSPWPIRLLSGRTARWLGDLAYPLYLWHWPILIFFLADQNRTDAGFAGGLLVIVASLLLAWVTQRWVEEPLRLRTRPARAGLAAFVGYRRAAGLAVALVAVLVAVAAGTWQVAVTRLNPPHAVAGLDVAQYPGAEALDSGAPVPHASMRPSVFEAPADVPPPTADGCIADWDTREVITCTYGDPNATRTLAVAGSSHAEHWVPALQVLAAQYSFRIQVYLKMGCPLTLSEDATYKGESIPDCRDWSRAAIDRLDADRPDWVFTTGTRPRDDRGDETPQDYLDVWSALGERGLNVIAVRDTPWLRRDGVRYRAADCLAQGGNPIGCGMRRADALDPVDPELEPASRFPNVFPIDMTDAVCEPDVCPVVGGNVLVYHDEHHLTASYSRSLAGPLGRRLQPILGWW, from the coding sequence ATGAATCGAGCGGCCCGCACGGCGGCAGGGACTGCCGGTTCGTTCGCGGGGTACGGCGCGCCGCCGGTCTCCGGCTACCGCGCGGATCTGGACGGCCTGCGCGGGGTGGCCATCGCGCTGGTGGTGGTGTTCCACATCTGGTTCGGGCGGGTGTCCGGCGGCGTGGATGTGTTCCTGGTGTTGTCCGGCTTCTTCTTCACCGGTCTGCTGCTGCGGCGGGCCGACGAAACCGGTTCCGTCGGTGTGGCTTTCACGCTGCGCCGTACCGCGCGCCGGTTGCTGCCCGCCATGGTCGTGGTGCTCGGCGCCGGTCTGCTGGCCGCGGTGGTGCTGCGGCCGTATACGCAGTGGGCGAATATCGCCGCGCAGACCCTGGCCTCGCTGTGCTACGTCCAGAACTGGCAGTTGGCGTCGACGTGGTCGGATTATCTGGCGGCCGACCCGTCGGTGAGTCCGCTGCAACATCTCTGGTCGATGTCGGTGCAGGGCCAGTTCTATCTGGTGGCCGTGCTGGTCGTCGCGGCGCTGGTGCGGGCCGCGCGCTGGGTCGGCCGTCCGGAGAGCGTGCGGCCGGTGCTGAGCGTGCTGGTCGTGGCGGCGGCGCTGCTGTCGTTCGGTTACGCGGCGCACGGCACGGCCACGCAGCAGGGCTGGAACTATTACGACAGCGCAGCGCGGGCCTGGGAGTTGCTGATCGGCGCGGGGCTGGCACTGGCCGCCCCGTATCTGTCGCCGCCGCGCATCGTGCGCGCGGTGCTGGGCGGGCTGGGTCTGGCGGGGGTGGTGCTGTGCGGATGGCTGATCACCGACGGCGCCAACCGTTTTCCCGGTCCCGCCGCGCTGCTGCCGGTGGGCGCTGCGGTGGCCGTCATCGTCGCGGGCACCGGTCGCACCGCCGGCCGGTCGCCGTGGCCGATCCGGCTGCTGTCGGGCCGGACCGCGCGGTGGCTGGGCGATCTGGCCTATCCGCTGTATCTGTGGCACTGGCCGATCCTGATCTTCTTCCTCGCCGACCAGAACCGCACCGACGCCGGTTTCGCGGGCGGACTGCTGGTGATCGTGGCGTCGCTGCTGCTGGCGTGGGTGACGCAGCGCTGGGTCGAGGAGCCGCTGCGGTTGCGCACGCGCCCCGCGCGGGCCGGTCTCGCCGCGTTCGTCGGCTACCGCCGGGCCGCCGGGCTGGCGGTCGCGTTGGTCGCGGTGCTGGTGGCCGTGGCCGCGGGTACCTGGCAGGTCGCGGTGACCAGGCTGAACCCGCCGCACGCGGTCGCCGGGCTGGACGTGGCGCAGTATCCGGGTGCGGAGGCGCTGGACTCCGGCGCGCCCGTACCGCACGCCTCGATGCGTCCCAGCGTGTTCGAGGCCCCGGCCGATGTGCCGCCGCCGACCGCGGACGGGTGCATCGCGGACTGGGACACCCGTGAGGTCATCACCTGTACCTACGGCGATCCGAACGCCACCCGCACGCTCGCGGTGGCCGGGAGTTCCCATGCCGAACACTGGGTTCCGGCCTTGCAGGTGCTGGCCGCGCAGTACTCGTTCCGGATCCAGGTGTATCTGAAGATGGGTTGCCCGCTTACGCTCTCCGAGGACGCCACCTACAAGGGCGAGTCGATCCCGGACTGCCGCGACTGGTCCCGCGCGGCCATCGACCGCCTCGACGCCGACCGGCCGGACTGGGTCTTCACCACCGGCACCCGCCCGCGCGACGACCGCGGCGACGAGACCCCGCAGGACTACCTCGACGTCTGGTCGGCCCTGGGCGAACGCGGGCTGAACGTCATCGCAGTCCGCGACACCCCGTGGCTGCGGCGCGACGGCGTGCGCTATCGGGCGGCGGATTGCCTTGCCCAGGGCGGCAATCCGATCGGGTGCGGCATGCGCCGGGCGGACGCGCTGGACCCGGTGGATCCGGAACTCGAGCCCGCCTCCCGGTTCCCCAACGTCTTCCCGATCGACATGACCGACGCCGTCTGCGAGCCGGACGTGTGCCCGGTGGTCGGCGGCAACGTGCTCGTCTATCACGACGAGCATCACCTGACGGCCAGCTACTCCCGGTCGCTGGCCGGGCCGCTGGGGCGCCGATTGCAGCCGATACTCGGCTGGTGGTAG
- a CDS encoding Rv1733c family protein, translating to MQDHPSISIRLLRAGPWSGNPLMRPGDRVLGVLRVVAALACLVAVPLAGAVGTAVYGGHADRIRVEHATRTHVEATIVEDPHRVRAARGGTEATVRWEHDGRTGTAVVAVPASASRGARVTVWLDPSGTPTDPPIWSGAAVMAGIAAGAAVLAATALSGAGLCAAVQGALLRHHTRRLDSEWRQFSPGHL from the coding sequence GTGCAGGATCATCCCTCGATCAGTATTCGCCTGCTACGGGCCGGGCCGTGGAGCGGCAACCCCCTGATGCGTCCGGGCGACCGGGTGCTGGGCGTGCTGCGCGTGGTCGCGGCGCTGGCCTGTCTGGTCGCGGTGCCGTTGGCGGGCGCGGTCGGCACCGCCGTCTACGGCGGCCACGCCGACCGGATTCGCGTCGAGCACGCCACCCGGACGCATGTCGAGGCCACGATAGTCGAGGACCCGCACAGGGTGCGGGCGGCGCGCGGCGGCACCGAGGCCACGGTGCGGTGGGAGCATGACGGGCGCACCGGAACCGCCGTCGTCGCGGTGCCCGCGTCCGCGTCGCGCGGTGCACGGGTGACGGTGTGGCTGGACCCGAGCGGTACCCCGACCGACCCGCCGATCTGGTCCGGCGCGGCCGTTATGGCCGGGATCGCCGCGGGCGCGGCCGTTCTCGCGGCGACCGCGCTGAGCGGGGCGGGCCTGTGTGCCGCGGTGCAGGGCGCGCTGCTGCGCCACCACACCCGGCGGCTGGATTCCGAATGGCGTCAGTTCAGTCCCGGACACCTCTGA
- a CDS encoding serine/threonine-protein kinase, giving the protein MTSVGDIIAGRYTLLELFLLGGEGMVWRAADEELGRDVVLKCPRPGDAGSAERLRTAARNAARLRHPHIVGVHDILVQDGVYWLVMEYVPGRSLAEIARRERELDASRAAVIGEQIAAALAHCHDNGILHCDVSPENIIVTAAGDALLTDFGSSLDLRDAPTGESPKFDAARGKWQYLAPEIERGAPPGPKADVFALAASLQAVTARRRHPGPLEAVLAQQLRPSPNHRPTAAAAAARYARAERPARGWNRVLLRRTAIAAVEIVAVASFVAAGAMLPVAAADNPVGEPRTADPCALLDPAALAPYGRIDLTTDDANFDTCDLRVRQWGEDFHPDTGHVRLTLSADAPEQTSQIAFTRTGNVTIAAEPPSGTRCVRTLILSAGGNVEITGERKVPDGPDPCALADAVVVGARNTLWHGPIPRRPSPFGANSLARHEACGLVDGSMLARVPGIDAVHPAAGFGDWSCRWDSTIDGHLTLRFDRDTLKTAADGQPLLLAGLPAFRRSDRNDCTVQLEYRRFRGPTGGDRAEVVVIRYAGTPAPPEQRCATVTELATAVANNLTR; this is encoded by the coding sequence ATGACGAGCGTCGGGGACATCATCGCGGGCCGATACACCTTGCTGGAACTGTTTCTATTGGGCGGCGAGGGCATGGTGTGGCGGGCGGCCGACGAGGAGTTGGGCCGCGACGTCGTCCTGAAGTGCCCGCGCCCGGGCGACGCCGGCAGCGCCGAGCGCCTGCGGACCGCCGCCCGCAACGCGGCCCGGCTGCGGCACCCGCACATCGTCGGCGTGCACGACATCCTCGTCCAGGACGGGGTGTACTGGCTGGTCATGGAGTACGTGCCGGGACGCTCGCTGGCCGAGATCGCCCGCCGGGAACGCGAACTCGACGCGTCGCGAGCCGCCGTCATCGGCGAGCAGATCGCCGCCGCGCTGGCCCACTGCCACGACAACGGCATCCTGCACTGCGACGTCTCGCCCGAGAACATCATCGTCACCGCCGCGGGCGACGCCTTGCTGACCGACTTCGGCAGCTCGCTGGATCTGCGCGACGCACCCACCGGTGAGAGCCCGAAGTTCGATGCGGCACGGGGCAAGTGGCAATATCTGGCCCCCGAGATCGAGCGGGGTGCGCCGCCCGGCCCCAAGGCCGACGTGTTCGCACTGGCCGCGTCGCTGCAGGCCGTCACCGCGCGCCGCCGCCATCCCGGTCCGCTCGAGGCGGTCCTGGCCCAGCAGTTGCGGCCGAGCCCGAATCACCGGCCCACGGCCGCCGCCGCGGCGGCCCGGTACGCCCGCGCCGAGCGCCCCGCGCGCGGCTGGAATCGCGTGCTGTTGCGGCGGACGGCGATCGCGGCGGTGGAGATCGTCGCGGTGGCCTCGTTCGTCGCGGCCGGTGCGATGCTGCCCGTCGCCGCGGCGGACAATCCGGTCGGCGAGCCGCGTACCGCCGATCCCTGCGCGCTGCTCGACCCGGCGGCGCTGGCGCCGTACGGGCGGATCGACCTGACCACCGACGACGCCAACTTCGACACCTGCGACCTGAGGGTGCGGCAGTGGGGCGAGGATTTCCACCCCGACACCGGCCATGTCCGGCTGACACTGTCGGCCGACGCTCCCGAGCAGACCTCGCAGATCGCCTTCACCCGCACCGGGAACGTCACGATCGCCGCCGAACCGCCCAGCGGCACGAGATGCGTTCGCACCCTGATCCTCTCGGCCGGTGGCAATGTCGAGATCACCGGCGAGCGCAAGGTGCCGGACGGGCCGGACCCGTGCGCGCTGGCCGACGCCGTGGTGGTCGGCGCGCGAAATACCCTGTGGCACGGCCCGATTCCACGGCGGCCCAGCCCCTTCGGCGCGAATTCGCTGGCTCGGCACGAGGCCTGCGGACTCGTGGACGGATCGATGCTCGCCCGGGTGCCGGGCATCGACGCGGTCCACCCGGCCGCCGGTTTCGGCGACTGGTCGTGCCGCTGGGACAGCACCATCGACGGTCATCTGACCCTGCGCTTCGACCGCGACACGCTGAAGACGGCCGCGGACGGGCAACCGCTGCTGCTCGCGGGACTGCCCGCCTTCCGCCGCTCGGACCGCAACGACTGCACGGTGCAGCTCGAGTACCGCCGCTTCCGTGGGCCGACGGGCGGCGACCGCGCCGAGGTCGTCGTGATCAGGTACGCCGGAACGCCAGCACCGCCCGAACAACGCTGCGCCACCGTCACCGAGCTGGCGACCGCCGTCGCGAACAACCTGACCCGGTAA
- a CDS encoding TerD family protein, giving the protein MLVPLHDDGGAPLDYIGMALGWAPALGRRWFGARRRPIDLNAAALLFEGHRLLEVVYHEHFDTADGAVRLHGDNVTGVGRGDDEVLTVEFTLLPDAVDAVVLLITCYTDQTFDDIDRAFFRLFDADSGAEVARYNLPRGPHTGLVAGVLERGSDEWRFRQVVEGIAARHPADAVPLLTRYLG; this is encoded by the coding sequence GTGCTCGTTCCGCTGCACGACGACGGCGGCGCCCCGCTGGACTACATCGGCATGGCGCTGGGCTGGGCCCCGGCGCTGGGCCGGCGCTGGTTCGGGGCACGCCGACGGCCGATCGACCTCAATGCCGCCGCGCTGCTGTTCGAGGGTCATCGGCTGCTGGAGGTCGTCTATCACGAACACTTCGACACAGCCGACGGTGCCGTCCGCCTGCACGGCGACAATGTCACCGGCGTGGGCCGCGGCGACGACGAGGTGCTCACGGTCGAGTTCACTCTGCTGCCGGACGCCGTCGACGCGGTGGTCCTGCTGATCACCTGCTACACCGACCAGACCTTCGACGACATCGACAGGGCGTTCTTCCGCCTGTTCGACGCCGACTCCGGCGCCGAGGTCGCCCGGTACAACCTGCCCCGCGGGCCGCACACCGGGCTGGTGGCGGGCGTGCTGGAACGCGGGTCCGACGAGTGGCGATTCCGGCAGGTCGTCGAGGGCATCGCGGCGCGGCACCCGGCCGATGCCGTCCCGCTACTGACCCGGTATCTCGGCTGA
- a CDS encoding nuclear transport factor 2 family protein, protein MWSLQQISDRLEIEDLMVRYSHAVDTRQWELLDEIFTADAEIDYTAMGGPKGGLAETKSFLAQTMPNFLAFQHLIANSSITVDGDRATGRTMCHNPMVVADQAGKQSLMLCGLWYLDTFERVDGRWRIARREEEKSYLFVAPSAG, encoded by the coding sequence ATGTGGTCGCTACAGCAGATTTCGGACCGGCTGGAGATCGAGGATCTGATGGTCCGGTACTCGCACGCGGTCGACACCCGGCAGTGGGAGTTGCTCGACGAGATCTTCACTGCGGACGCGGAGATCGACTACACCGCGATGGGCGGGCCCAAGGGCGGCCTGGCGGAGACGAAAAGCTTTCTGGCGCAGACGATGCCGAATTTCCTGGCGTTCCAGCATCTCATCGCCAACTCTTCGATCACCGTCGACGGCGACCGGGCCACAGGGCGAACCATGTGTCACAACCCGATGGTCGTCGCCGACCAGGCGGGCAAGCAGAGCCTGATGCTGTGCGGCCTGTGGTACCTCGACACCTTCGAGCGGGTCGACGGCCGCTGGCGTATCGCCCGCCGCGAGGAGGAGAAGAGCTACCTGTTCGTCGCGCCGTCGGCGGGCTGA
- a CDS encoding MsnO8 family LLM class oxidoreductase, translating into MTSLQSVRFSILDRSRVRQGQSHPAALRDTVEFAQLAERWGYHRFWVSEHHSVPGVAGSAPTVLAAAVAAATERIRVGTGGVMLPNHQPLVVAEQFGVLESLFPGRIDMGLGRSVGFTGGIRRALGHDREAADDFDTQLTELLGYFTDGRDGVHAWPAEGLRVPAFLLAIGSGAERAARFGLPLVIAAAHGEDAMVRSIEQYRTDFRPTPWGGAPTVIVSASVVVADSAEQARRLLMPEAWSAAYSRTRGEFPALLPPEAIDPATMTERERRLFDESMRGQLAGTEDTVAAGLERLLERTDADEILVHTSTYDRAAKLESHRRLARLAGLARIPT; encoded by the coding sequence ATGACATCGTTGCAGTCGGTACGGTTCTCGATCCTGGACCGTTCCCGCGTCCGGCAGGGTCAGTCCCATCCGGCGGCGCTGCGGGACACCGTCGAGTTCGCGCAGCTGGCGGAGCGGTGGGGCTATCACCGATTCTGGGTGTCGGAACATCACAGCGTGCCGGGCGTCGCCGGGTCGGCCCCGACCGTGCTGGCCGCCGCCGTCGCCGCGGCCACCGAGCGGATCCGGGTGGGCACCGGCGGCGTGATGCTGCCCAACCACCAACCGCTCGTGGTGGCCGAGCAGTTCGGCGTGCTGGAGTCGCTGTTCCCGGGCCGCATCGATATGGGCCTGGGCAGGTCGGTCGGCTTCACCGGGGGCATCCGGCGCGCGCTCGGGCACGACCGGGAGGCCGCCGACGACTTCGACACCCAGCTCACCGAACTGCTCGGCTACTTCACGGATGGGCGGGACGGGGTGCACGCCTGGCCCGCCGAGGGTCTGCGAGTTCCGGCGTTCCTGCTTGCCATCGGTTCCGGCGCCGAGCGGGCCGCTCGGTTCGGGCTGCCGCTGGTGATCGCGGCCGCGCACGGCGAGGACGCGATGGTGCGCTCGATCGAGCAGTACCGCACGGACTTCCGGCCCACGCCGTGGGGTGGCGCGCCCACCGTGATCGTGTCCGCGTCGGTGGTCGTCGCCGACTCCGCCGAGCAGGCCCGGCGGCTGCTGATGCCGGAGGCGTGGTCGGCCGCGTATTCCCGCACCCGCGGCGAATTCCCCGCATTGCTACCGCCCGAGGCCATCGATCCAGCGACGATGACCGAACGCGAACGACGCCTCTTCGACGAATCCATGCGGGGACAACTGGCAGGTACCGAGGACACCGTCGCGGCCGGACTCGAGCGCCTGCTCGAACGCACCGACGCCGACGAGATACTCGTCCACACCAGCACCTACGACCGCGCGGCCAAGCTGGAATCGCATCGGCGGCTGGCACGACTGGCGGGGCTCGCGCGAATCCCCACATAA
- the ctaD gene encoding cytochrome c oxidase subunit I, producing MTAVSPKPEDQLEAVRPYPARGGPKGSFLYKAITTTDPKMLGQMYLTTAMTFFLIGGVMALLMRGELARPGLQFLSPEQFNQLFTMHGTIMLLFYATAIVFAFANIVLPLQIGAPDVAFPRLNAFSYWLYLFGATMATAGFVTPGGAADFGWTAYTPLSDIVHAPGVGADLWILGLAVSGLGTILGGVNMITTVVCLRCPGMTLFRMPIFTWNIVVTSVLILLAFPILTAALMALAYDRHLGGHIYDAASGGPILYQHLFWYFGHPEVYIIALPFFGIVTEIFPVFSRKPIFGYTALVYATFAIAALSIAVWAHHMFATGAVLLPFFSFMTFLIAVPTGVKFFNWIGTMWKGQLTFESPMLFSVGFIVTFLFGGLSGVILASPPLDFHVSDSYFVVAHFHYVLFGTIAFATYAGIYFWFPKMTGRMLDERLGKWHFWTTFVGFHTTFLVQHWAGAEGFPRRYADYLPTDNFTLLNTISTIGAFILGASVLPFIWNVFKSYRYGEVVTVDDPWGYGSSLEWATTCPPPRHNFYELPRIRSERPAFELHYPHMIERMRAEAHVGFRRNPHGDVRDHPVVPS from the coding sequence TTGACTGCTGTATCTCCGAAACCGGAGGACCAGCTCGAGGCCGTGCGGCCCTATCCGGCGCGAGGCGGCCCGAAAGGGTCGTTCCTGTACAAGGCGATCACCACGACAGACCCGAAGATGCTGGGCCAGATGTATCTGACCACGGCCATGACATTCTTCCTCATCGGCGGCGTGATGGCGCTGCTGATGCGCGGCGAATTGGCGCGTCCGGGTCTGCAATTCCTGTCGCCGGAACAGTTCAATCAGCTGTTCACCATGCACGGCACGATCATGCTGCTGTTCTACGCCACCGCCATCGTGTTCGCGTTCGCGAATATCGTGCTGCCCTTGCAGATCGGCGCACCGGACGTGGCCTTCCCGCGTCTCAACGCCTTCAGCTATTGGCTGTATCTGTTCGGCGCGACGATGGCGACGGCCGGTTTCGTCACCCCGGGCGGCGCGGCCGATTTCGGCTGGACCGCCTACACCCCGCTGTCGGATATCGTGCACGCCCCGGGCGTCGGCGCGGACCTGTGGATTCTCGGCCTCGCGGTCTCGGGTCTGGGCACCATTCTCGGCGGCGTCAACATGATCACGACCGTGGTGTGCCTGCGCTGCCCGGGAATGACCCTGTTCCGGATGCCGATCTTCACCTGGAACATCGTCGTCACCAGCGTGCTGATCCTGCTGGCCTTCCCCATTCTCACCGCGGCGCTGATGGCGCTGGCCTACGACCGGCACCTCGGCGGCCACATCTACGACGCGGCGAGCGGCGGGCCGATCCTGTATCAGCACCTGTTCTGGTACTTCGGGCATCCGGAGGTGTACATCATCGCGCTGCCGTTCTTCGGCATCGTGACGGAGATCTTCCCCGTATTCAGCCGCAAGCCGATCTTCGGATACACCGCCCTGGTCTACGCGACGTTCGCGATCGCGGCCCTGTCCATCGCCGTGTGGGCGCACCACATGTTCGCCACCGGTGCGGTGCTGCTGCCGTTCTTCTCGTTCATGACGTTCCTGATCGCGGTGCCGACGGGCGTGAAGTTCTTCAACTGGATCGGCACGATGTGGAAGGGGCAGTTGACCTTCGAGTCGCCGATGCTGTTCTCGGTCGGCTTCATCGTGACGTTCCTGTTCGGTGGGCTGTCGGGTGTCATCCTGGCCAGCCCGCCGCTGGACTTCCACGTCTCGGACAGCTATTTCGTCGTGGCGCACTTCCACTACGTGCTGTTCGGGACGATCGCGTTCGCCACCTACGCCGGCATCTACTTCTGGTTCCCGAAGATGACCGGCCGGATGCTGGACGAGCGGCTCGGAAAATGGCACTTCTGGACCACATTCGTCGGCTTCCACACCACGTTCCTGGTGCAGCACTGGGCGGGTGCCGAGGGATTTCCGCGCCGCTACGCCGACTACCTCCCGACGGACAATTTCACGCTGTTGAACACGATTTCGACTATCGGCGCCTTCATCCTGGGCGCCTCGGTGTTGCCGTTCATCTGGAACGTCTTCAAGAGCTACCGCTACGGTGAGGTCGTCACGGTGGACGATCCGTGGGGTTACGGCAGTTCGCTGGAGTGGGCCACCACCTGCCCGCCGCCGCGGCACAATTTCTACGAGTTGCCGCGCATCCGGTCGGAGCGTCCGGCGTTCGAACTGCACTACCCGCACATGATCGAGCGAATGCGGGCCGAGGCGCACGTGGGATTCCGGCGCAACCCGCACGGCGACGTCCGCGACCATCCGGTCGTGCCGAGTTAG